A genomic segment from Propioniciclava sp. MC1595 encodes:
- the ccsB gene encoding c-type cytochrome biogenesis protein CcsB, with product MTEAYSSLPMVLSAVIYLLAMTAHAIEWASARKPATDREQVLVGAGGPEVAAPAVNEYRVSLFGRIGVALTVVGAGSHIAGVVLRGLAAGRWPWGNMYEFITSSLAFAVVFYLVLVWRRGWSWLGLPVTLLLSVGQGLAVTVFYVAIAPLVPALHSVWFIIHIVAAAIAGAAFNVGAIAAILYLIRDRAERKGAVGGYLARLPKAAALDDFSFRVHRFAFPLWTFTILAGAVWADYAWGRFWGWDPKETWSLVTWVVYAAYLHARVTAGWKGTRAAWLAVLGVVTFWFNFIGVNLLTVGLHSYAGI from the coding sequence ATGACCGAGGCGTACTCGAGCCTGCCGATGGTGTTGTCAGCGGTGATCTACCTGCTGGCGATGACCGCCCACGCGATCGAGTGGGCCTCCGCCCGCAAGCCGGCCACCGACCGCGAGCAGGTGCTCGTCGGGGCCGGCGGGCCCGAGGTGGCCGCCCCCGCCGTGAACGAGTACCGGGTGAGCCTGTTCGGCCGCATCGGCGTCGCGCTGACCGTCGTCGGCGCCGGTTCGCACATCGCCGGCGTCGTCCTGCGCGGGCTGGCGGCGGGCCGCTGGCCGTGGGGCAACATGTACGAGTTCATCACCAGCTCGCTCGCGTTCGCCGTGGTGTTCTACCTCGTGCTCGTGTGGCGCCGCGGCTGGTCGTGGCTGGGCCTGCCCGTCACCCTGCTGCTGTCGGTGGGCCAGGGGCTGGCCGTGACCGTCTTCTACGTCGCGATCGCCCCGCTCGTGCCAGCCCTGCACTCGGTGTGGTTCATCATCCACATCGTCGCCGCCGCCATCGCCGGCGCCGCCTTCAACGTGGGCGCGATCGCCGCGATCCTCTACCTGATCCGCGACCGGGCCGAGCGCAAGGGAGCGGTCGGCGGCTACCTCGCCCGCCTGCCCAAGGCCGCCGCGCTCGACGACTTCTCGTTCCGCGTGCACCGCTTCGCCTTCCCGCTGTGGACGTTCACGATCCTCGCCGGCGCCGTCTGGGCCGACTACGCGTGGGGCCGCTTCTGGGGCTGGGACCCGAAGGAGACCTGGTCGCTGGTGACCTGGGTCGTCTACGCCGCCTACCTGCACGCCCGCGTGACCGCCGGCTGGAAGGGCACCCGCGCCGCCTGGCTCGCCGTGCTCGGCGTGGTGACGTTCTGGTTCAACTTCATCGGCGTCAACCTGCTGACCGTCGGCCTGCACAGCTACGCCGGCATCTGA